In a single window of the Thermus amyloliquefaciens genome:
- a CDS encoding FecCD family ABC transporter permease → MTQALPLALRRSLVLLWLVFLLFLALVLGVALGTVSLSPLEVVQALLGQRENPIVTEMRLPRVLGGMLVGAALGVAGASFQGLFRNPLADPYLMGSAAGAAFAVTLLASLLGGLAPGFAQHAVFQGLPPSATLFGFLGAFSATLLTLVLAGGAARTGELVLAGVVVGSVLTGATTYLMLQDADRVRAVFAYTLGNLAFLGWPGVKVLLLFFLLAFPPLLLLGRVLNALQLGEEVARSLGLPLEGLKLLLLLAASLLVAAAVAQAGIIGFVGLITPHLLRRFLGEDYRLLLPASALGGAVLLALADLLARTLTRPAELPVGVVTTLLGGPFFLYLMWRRRGRA, encoded by the coding sequence ATGACCCAGGCCCTTCCTTTGGCCCTTAGGCGGAGCCTGGTCCTCCTCTGGCTGGTTTTCCTTCTGTTTTTGGCCCTGGTGCTGGGGGTGGCCTTGGGCACGGTGAGCCTTTCTCCCCTCGAGGTGGTCCAGGCCCTCTTGGGCCAGCGGGAAAACCCCATCGTCACCGAGATGCGCCTGCCCCGGGTCCTGGGGGGGATGCTGGTGGGGGCCGCCTTGGGGGTGGCGGGGGCCAGCTTCCAGGGGCTTTTCCGCAACCCCCTGGCCGACCCTTACCTCATGGGTTCGGCGGCGGGGGCGGCCTTCGCCGTGACCCTTCTGGCCAGCCTCCTGGGGGGCCTGGCCCCCGGCTTCGCCCAGCACGCCGTTTTCCAGGGCTTGCCCCCCTCCGCCACCCTCTTCGGGTTCCTGGGGGCCTTTTCCGCCACCCTGCTCACCCTGGTCCTGGCGGGAGGGGCGGCCCGCACCGGGGAGCTGGTCCTGGCGGGGGTGGTGGTGGGGAGCGTTCTGACGGGGGCCACCACCTACCTGATGCTCCAGGACGCCGACCGGGTGCGGGCGGTGTTCGCCTACACCCTGGGGAATCTGGCCTTTTTGGGTTGGCCAGGGGTGAAGGTTCTCCTTCTCTTTTTCCTGCTGGCCTTTCCCCCGCTTTTGCTGCTGGGCCGGGTGTTGAACGCCCTCCAGCTGGGGGAGGAGGTGGCCAGGAGCCTGGGGCTGCCCCTGGAGGGCCTTAAGCTCCTTCTCCTTCTCGCGGCAAGCCTCCTGGTGGCCGCAGCCGTGGCCCAGGCGGGGATCATCGGCTTCGTGGGGCTGATCACCCCCCACCTCTTGCGGCGGTTTTTGGGGGAGGATTACCGGTTGCTCCTGCCGGCTTCCGCCTTGGGCGGGGCGGTTCTCCTGGCCCTGGCGGACCTTTTGGCCCGCACCCTTACCCGGCCGGCGGAGCTTCCCGTGGGGGTGGTCACCACCCTCCTGGGGGGGCCCTTTTTCCTCTATCTGATGTGGAGGCGGCGTGGCCGGGCTTGA
- a CDS encoding ABC transporter substrate-binding protein produces MRRILTVLSVFLALAFAFPLTLTDDLGRTVTVKAPPKRIVTMLPSVTETVCALGACDRIVATDDYSDWPERVKALPKAGGLYNPNPEFIVSLKPDLVLVSKYGRLYETLERAGLTVYAVRTETYEDIFRTTRILGKLLGLEAQAERLVAQIQREVYQEEARAAKAKDRPRVYYEIDPTPYTVGPESFIGVLIQKARGVNVVPKELGLFPKIAPEFVVEKNPEVIVATYPGALETIRTRPGWGRVRAVQTGRICVFTGGQDSLLSRPGPRVAQGLRLLVDCFHGR; encoded by the coding sequence ATGAGGAGGATCCTGACGGTTCTATCGGTCTTTTTGGCCTTAGCCTTTGCCTTTCCCCTCACCCTCACCGACGACCTGGGGCGCACGGTCACCGTCAAGGCGCCGCCGAAGCGGATCGTGACCATGTTGCCCTCGGTTACGGAGACGGTGTGCGCCCTAGGGGCCTGTGACCGCATCGTGGCCACGGACGATTACTCCGACTGGCCTGAGCGGGTGAAGGCCCTGCCCAAGGCGGGAGGGCTCTATAACCCCAACCCGGAGTTCATCGTTTCCCTGAAACCGGATCTGGTTTTGGTTTCCAAGTACGGGCGCTTGTACGAAACCCTGGAGCGGGCAGGCCTGACGGTGTATGCGGTGCGCACGGAAACCTACGAGGACATCTTCCGCACCACCCGCATCCTGGGGAAGCTTCTTGGCCTCGAGGCCCAGGCGGAGCGCCTGGTGGCCCAGATCCAGCGGGAGGTCTACCAGGAGGAGGCCCGGGCGGCCAAGGCCAAGGACCGCCCCCGGGTCTACTACGAGATCGACCCCACCCCCTACACCGTGGGCCCGGAGAGCTTCATCGGGGTCCTGATCCAAAAGGCCCGGGGAGTGAACGTGGTGCCCAAGGAGCTGGGCCTCTTCCCCAAGATCGCCCCGGAGTTCGTGGTGGAAAAGAACCCCGAGGTGATCGTGGCCACCTACCCCGGCGCCCTGGAGACCATCCGGACGAGGCCTGGATGGGGCCGGGTGCGGGCGGTCCAGACGGGGCGCATCTGCGTGTTCACCGGGGGCCAGGACAGCCTCCTGTCCCGCCCAGGTCCCCGAGTGGCCCAGGGGCTTAGGCTTCTGGTGGACTGCTTCCATGGGCGCTAG
- a CDS encoding ROK family transcriptional regulator, with protein MRKGDTQEIRRLNRRAILGLLRRGPLTRADLSRLTGLAKSAVSRLVDELLQEGLLEEGASTSPPLGRPGTLLHLKPRARFALGAELGVEGTVLLALDWRGEVLWAKEWRHPREAGPKERLERLLAEVLPHVPGPLGLGFTLPGVVVEDRLLLAPNLGWRGLDLKPLLQEFPLPVAVENDAKASALSEVFFHGEANLAYLVLSTGLGVGVVAEGRLLRGAGGAAGEVGHWLGQGERTCACGRKGCLETELGLGNLLAHHRSLGGKAEDLEALLQQAKEGEPKALEAIHHLGEALGRFLANLAVAYDPARVVIGGKAAEFFPYLEPPLRRSLAAHAFLEAHGALSVQPSLYGHLAPAVGGASLFLARFFELGGLWAESPRRNGGRYEEVAFGDRRGLGA; from the coding sequence GTGCGCAAGGGCGACACGCAGGAAATCCGCAGGCTGAACCGCAGGGCCATCCTGGGTCTTCTGCGCCGCGGCCCCCTGACCCGGGCGGACCTCTCCCGGCTCACGGGTCTCGCCAAAAGCGCGGTCAGCCGCCTGGTGGACGAGCTCCTGCAGGAGGGCCTTCTGGAGGAAGGGGCCTCCACTTCCCCTCCCCTGGGCCGGCCCGGTACCCTCCTGCACCTCAAGCCCCGGGCGCGCTTCGCCTTGGGGGCGGAGCTGGGGGTGGAAGGCACCGTCCTCCTGGCCCTGGACTGGCGGGGGGAGGTCTTGTGGGCCAAGGAGTGGCGCCACCCCCGGGAGGCTGGCCCCAAGGAACGTCTGGAACGGCTTCTTGCCGAGGTCTTGCCCCACGTGCCCGGGCCCTTGGGCCTGGGGTTTACCCTGCCCGGGGTGGTGGTGGAAGACCGCCTCCTCCTGGCCCCCAACCTGGGCTGGCGTGGCCTGGACCTCAAGCCCCTCCTCCAGGAGTTCCCCCTTCCGGTGGCCGTGGAGAACGACGCCAAGGCCTCGGCCCTCTCCGAGGTCTTCTTCCACGGGGAGGCCAACCTGGCGTACCTGGTCTTGAGCACGGGCCTGGGGGTGGGGGTGGTGGCGGAGGGCCGCCTCCTCCGGGGGGCGGGTGGGGCCGCGGGCGAGGTGGGCCACTGGCTGGGCCAGGGGGAAAGAACCTGCGCCTGCGGCCGCAAGGGGTGCCTGGAAACGGAGCTGGGGTTGGGCAACCTCCTGGCCCACCACCGGAGCCTGGGGGGAAAGGCGGAGGACCTGGAGGCCCTCCTCCAGCAGGCCAAGGAGGGGGAGCCCAAGGCCTTGGAGGCCATCCACCACCTGGGCGAGGCCTTGGGCCGCTTCCTGGCCAACCTGGCCGTGGCCTACGATCCTGCCCGGGTGGTGATAGGCGGCAAGGCAGCCGAGTTCTTCCCCTACCTGGAGCCACCCTTGCGCCGGTCCTTGGCGGCCCATGCCTTTTTGGAGGCCCATGGCGCCTTGTCCGTGCAGCCCTCCCTGTATGGCCACCTGGCCCCGGCGGTGGGTGGGGCCAGCCTCTTTTTGGCGCGGTTTTTTGAGTTGGGCGGCCTGTGGGCGGAAAGCCCACGTCGCAATGGAGGTAGGTATGAGGAAGTGGCTTTTGGCGATCGGCGTGGCCTTGGGGCTTAG
- a CDS encoding ABC transporter substrate-binding protein: MRKWLLAIGVALGLSALAQTGKLEIFSWWAGDEGPALEALIRLYKQKYPGVEVINATVTGGAGVNAKAVLKTRMLGGDPPDTFQVHAGQELIGTWVVADRMEDLTGLFRQEGWLQAFPKGLIDLLSYKGGIWSVPVNIHRSNVMWYIPAKLREWGVTPPRTWAEFLATCQTLKRKGLEAPLALGENWTQQHLWESVALATLGAEGWANLWSGKLKFTDPKAVAVWETFGKVLDCANKDAAGLSWQQAVDRVVQGKAAFNIMGDWAAGYMSTTLKLKPGTDFAWAPSPGTSGIFMMLSDSFGLPKRAKNRQNALNWLKLVGSKEGQDTFNPLKGSIAARLDSDPAKYNAYGQSAMKDWKTNRIVGSLVHGAVAPESFMSQFGTVMEIFLQTKNPQAAANAAQAIANQVGLGR, from the coding sequence ATGAGGAAGTGGCTTTTGGCGATCGGCGTGGCCTTGGGGCTTAGCGCCCTGGCCCAGACGGGCAAGCTGGAGATCTTCTCCTGGTGGGCGGGGGACGAGGGGCCAGCTTTGGAGGCCCTCATCCGGCTCTACAAGCAGAAGTACCCCGGGGTAGAGGTGATCAACGCCACGGTGACCGGCGGGGCCGGGGTCAACGCCAAGGCGGTCCTGAAGACCCGCATGCTGGGCGGGGACCCGCCCGACACCTTCCAGGTGCACGCGGGGCAGGAGCTCATCGGCACCTGGGTGGTGGCGGACCGCATGGAGGACCTCACCGGCCTCTTCCGGCAGGAAGGGTGGCTCCAGGCCTTCCCCAAGGGGCTCATTGACCTCCTCTCCTACAAGGGAGGGATCTGGAGCGTGCCCGTCAACATTCATCGCTCCAACGTCATGTGGTACATCCCGGCCAAGCTGAGGGAATGGGGGGTAACCCCGCCCAGGACCTGGGCCGAGTTCTTGGCCACCTGCCAGACCCTGAAGCGGAAGGGCCTCGAGGCGCCTTTGGCTCTAGGGGAGAACTGGACCCAGCAGCACCTCTGGGAGAGCGTGGCCCTGGCCACCCTGGGGGCTGAGGGCTGGGCCAACCTCTGGAGCGGCAAGCTGAAGTTCACCGACCCCAAGGCGGTGGCGGTCTGGGAAACCTTCGGCAAGGTGCTGGACTGCGCCAACAAAGACGCCGCCGGTCTCTCCTGGCAGCAGGCGGTGGACCGTGTGGTGCAGGGCAAGGCCGCCTTCAACATCATGGGCGACTGGGCCGCCGGCTACATGAGCACCACCTTGAAGCTCAAACCCGGCACCGACTTCGCCTGGGCCCCCTCCCCCGGCACCTCCGGCATCTTCATGATGCTCTCCGACTCCTTCGGCCTGCCCAAGAGGGCCAAGAACCGCCAGAACGCCCTCAACTGGCTCAAGCTGGTGGGCTCCAAGGAGGGGCAGGACACCTTTAACCCCCTGAAGGGCTCCATCGCCGCAAGGCTGGACTCCGACCCCGCCAAGTACAACGCCTACGGCCAGTCGGCCATGAAGGACTGGAAGACGAACCGCATCGTGGGCTCCCTGGTCCACGGGGCGGTGGCGCCGGAGAGCTTCATGAGCCAGTTTGGCACCGTGATGGAGATCTTCCTGCAGACCAAAAACCCCCAAGCAGCGGCCAACGCCGCCCAGGCCATCGCCAACCAAGTGGGTCTGGGCCGCTAA